Proteins encoded in a region of the Nicotiana tomentosiformis chromosome 9, ASM39032v3, whole genome shotgun sequence genome:
- the LOC104086628 gene encoding uncharacterized protein, giving the protein MDKEMDVRNHKVDVPETIITIRLDENRETDEKSRIRDEEGNSGGKGNGIERNEVKVKDLKEDESFSTVIDVKCEAEKLGEDLEEDCQRVCRICHLSTYESGKNLQNLVDLIELGCGCKGELGFVHSHCAEAWFKLKGNRVCEICGEVAQNVTGVSDNRFIEEWNDARSTASGTGSTETSRGCWRGQPFCNFLMACLVISFVLPWFFRVNMF; this is encoded by the exons ATGGATAAGGAGATGGATGTGCGGAATCATAAAGTGGATGTTCCTGAGACTATAATCACCATAAGATTGGATGAAAATAGGGAAACTGATGAAAAATCAAGAATTCGCGACGAAGAAGGAAATTCGGGGGGAAAGGGAAATGGGATTGAAAGGAATGAGGTGAAAGTGAAGGATTTGAAGGAGGACGAGAGTTTTTCGACTGTCATTGATGTGAAGTGCGAAGCGGAGAAATTGGGAGAGGATTTGGAAGAGGACTGCCAAAGGGTGTGTAGGATTTGTCATTTGAGTACTTATGAAAGTGGGAAAAATTTACAGAATTTGGTGGATTTGATTGAGCTTGGTTGTGGTTGTAAAGGAGAGCTTGGATTTGTGCATTCTCATTGTGCTGAGGCTTGGTTTAAGCTAAAAGGAAACAG AGTGTGTGAAATTTGTGGGGAGGTTGCACAAAACGTTACTGGTGTCAGCGATAACAGATTTATTGAGGAGTGGAATGATGCGAGATCCACTGCAAGTGGTACTGGTTCAACCGAAACAAGTAGAGGTTGCTGGCGCGGGCAGCCATTCTGTAACTTCTTAATGGCATGCTTGGTTATATCGTTTGTGTTGCCATGGTTTTTCCGTGTAAATATGTTTTGA